A window of Rhizobium sp. CC-YZS058 genomic DNA:
TATGGCGAAGTCGGACGCTCCATCCAGGGCGATCGCTCCAAGCCGCTCGCCACCAAGCCGCGGCTCTCCGATGACGAGATGGCCGCCTATGGCAGGCGGCTGACCGAATTCGGGGAATGGTGCGCCGAGCAGGGCATGCCGCTCTCCTATCACCACCACATGGCCGCCGTGGTCGAGACGGAAGCCGAGCTCGATGCCTTCATGAAGGCCTCCGGCGCCGGCATCCCGTTGCTGCTCGATGCCGGCCATCTGGCCTTTGCCGGCGGCGATCCGTTGCGGGCGATCGACAAGCACCATGCGCGCATCAACCATGTGCATGTGAAGGATATCCGTCGCTCGGTCGTCGACGGGCTCGACCGCAGCCGCCAGTCCTTCCTCGATGCCGTGGCACTGGGCGCCTTCACCGTGCCGGGCGACGGCTCGCTCGATTTCGCGGCCATCGTCAAGCGCCTGGCCGATCACGGCTATGAGGGCTGGTTCGTCGTTGAAGCCGAGCAGGACCCGCGCAACGCGCCGCCGCAGAAGATGGCCG
This region includes:
- the iolE gene encoding myo-inosose-2 dehydratase — protein: MKAKLGMSPIAWWNDDLPELSDDVSLEECLRQSRSAGFTGMEKGRRFPDDPAVMLPILKAADVTLCGGWFSGTLVDEELSANKDRIQPMIELFKAVNAPCIVYGEVGRSIQGDRSKPLATKPRLSDDEMAAYGRRLTEFGEWCAEQGMPLSYHHHMAAVVETEAELDAFMKASGAGIPLLLDAGHLAFAGGDPLRAIDKHHARINHVHVKDIRRSVVDGLDRSRQSFLDAVALGAFTVPGDGSLDFAAIVKRLADHGYEGWFVVEAEQDPRNAPPQKMAEIGHAELMRVMTAAGYEVETQGFPA